Proteins encoded in a region of the Hippocampus zosterae strain Florida chromosome 11, ASM2543408v3, whole genome shotgun sequence genome:
- the LOC127609838 gene encoding semaphorin-4G-like, translating into MHHCQKGLKSTWNERLEEDNIFPAFFFFYPRRFYAIKMKAGHSSSLRLLLLVSCCVCVPATYPFGPPLDLDVTPRVTILSNSLPGCRRFSSPSAVNYSTMLLEADSQRLFIGARGAAFALDAADISASSALTIEWEASAEQKRQCLLKGKDNKTECFNHIRFLQRFNSTHLYMCGTHAFSPLCAYIDAETFLMSPPEEGRDKCPYSPTTGYTGLIVDQELFTASQYEFRSFPDIRRNSPTLKTEDAPTRWLNEANFISSALVRESLSSGIAGDDDKIYFFFTEGGQEHGAPSGGHNRVARVARICKGDRGGLLTLQKRWTSFLKARLTCSLPEYDFHFNMLRSVFVVPGDAPRDTLFYAIFGLGWKNIKASALCRFSLSDVQEAFRGPYMETQDSNWKEYSGKIPDPRPGTCITDTTRAKGVNASTSLPDDVLNFVRRHPLMSQQVRAFDRRPLLFRRTTDYTQLAVNTVQGLDGQEYHVLYMGTDEGWLHKAVHVEGQLHIIEELQLFEEPQPVDHVIISDQMLSVYVGSPSGVVQLPLFNCQRYTSCYDCIFARDPHCAWNGYHCVDIMVWPDKSTLIQDIQKGNRGCDNTQVDVSTRSRFVRVGDDVLLQCELSSNLAAPLWTLDGQELHGYGLSSGFRTGTDGLLIIRARGDQSGLYTCYALENEIQVAVVTYNVTVAPDLPFPPMEHPRRRFPALPLPTPSEGAPAPAPRMPHSKLLSAKSMEAVYLSLITILGSLCLVLTVVLFYVGFCLRVGTRGKYSLPTATAVYLGAKRNHRKQQRNSANLELKTICNNGQGVHNGISKLPNGNIRDGGFLQIVPGEAYPSPNTEINLPPPPAPPLPATPECHFANGLSAALPSVLRRMNGNSYVLLNQSDAERASPLCSTFADELNRILEKRKCTQLIPRPDESSV; encoded by the exons ATGCACCACTGTCAAAAGGGACTAAAGTCCACTTGGAATGAACGGCTCGAGGAAGACAATATatttcctgcttttttttttttttacccccgacGATTCTACGCAATTAAg aTGAAGGCGGGCCACTCCTCATCACTGCGGCTCTTGCTGCTGGttagctgctgtgtgtgtgtgccagccACCTACCCATTCGGACCGCCGCTGGATCTCGATGTGACGCCGCGCGTCACCATCCTGAGCAACA GTCTGCCGGGCTGCAGGCGCTTTAGCTCCCCATCGGCTGTCAACTACAGCACCATGTTGCTGGAGGCTGACAGCCAGCGGCTCTTCATCGGAGCCCGAGGGGCCGCGTTCGCACTCGACGCTGCTGACATCTCGGCCAGTTCTGCGCTTAct ATTGAGTGGGAGGCCTCTGCCGAGCAAAAACGGCAATGTCTACTCAAGGGGAAAGACAACAAG ACGGAGTGCTTTAATCACATCCGCTTcctgcagaggttcaattcgaCGCATCTCTACATGTGCGGAACTCACGCCTTCAGTCCTCTGTGTGCATATATA GATGCTGAGACATTTTTGATGTCTCCGCCCGAAGAGGGCCGAGACAAATGTCCCTACAGCCCGACAACGGGATACACCGGCCTGATCGTTG ATCAGGAGCTGTTTACCGCTTCGCAATATGAGTTTCGAAGCTTCCCAGATATTCGGCGAAACTCTCCCACTCTGAAGACTGAAGACGCTCCAACGCGATGGCTGAACG AGGCCAACTTTATAAGCTCAGCGCTGGTGCGGGAGAGCTTGAGCAGCGGTATCGCGGGTGACGACGACAAGATCTACTTCTTTTTCACCGAGGGCGGCCAGGAACACGGCGCCCCCTCCGGCGGCCACAACAGAGTGGCGCGAGTGGCTCGGATTTGCAAG GGAGACAGAGGAGGCCTCCTGACTCTCCAGAAGCGCTGGACGTCCTTCCTCAAGGCCCGGCTGACGTGCTCCCTCCCAGAGTACGACTTCCACTTCAACATGCTGCGCAGTGTCTTCGTTGTGCCCGGAGACGCGCCGCGAGACACACTCTTCTATGCCATCTTCGGTCTGGGCTG gaaaaacaTAAAAGCGTCTGCCTTGTGTCGCTTCTCGCTGTCTGATGTTCAAGAGGCCTTCCGAGGGCCTTACATGGAGACGCAGGACTCCAACTGGAAGGAGTACAGTGGAAAAATTCCTGACCCACGACCGGGAACG TGTATCACAGACACCACAAGGGCCAAGGGCGTCAACGCGTCCACCTCCCTGCCCGATGACGTGCTCAACTTTGTCCGAAGGCACCCGCTGATGTCCCAGCAGGTCCGGGCTTTCGACCGTCGCCCCCTGTTGTTCAGGAGGACCACAGATTACACCCAATTGGCTGTGAACACGGTCCAAGGCTTGGATGGGCAAGAGTACCATGTATTGTACATGGGAACAG ATGAGGGCTGGCTGCACAAGGCCGTGCACGTCGAGGGTCAGCTGCACATCATTGAGGAGCTGCAGCTCTTTGAAGAACCGCAGCCTGTGGACCACGTGATCATCTCTGATCAAATG CTGAGCGTGTACGTGGGCTCTCCGTCAGGCGTGGTTCAGCTGCCCCTGTTCAATTGCCAAAGGTACACTTCCTGCTACGACTGCATCTTCGCCAGGGACCCTCACTGCGCCTGGAATGGTTACCATTGCGTGGACATCATGGTGTGGCCGGACAA ATCCACGCTAATCCAGGACATCCAGAAAGGCAACAGAGGGTGTGACAACACTCAAGTCG ACGTGTCCACACGCAGCCGCTTCGTGCGAGTGGGCGACGACGTGCTCCTGCAGTGCGAGCTGAGCTCCAACCTGGCCGCGCCTTTGTGGACGCTGGACGGCCAGGAACTGCACGGCTACGGGCTCAGCTCCGGCTTCCGGACCGGCACAGACGGCCTGCTCATCATCCGGGCCCGCGGGGACCAGAGCGGCCTTTACACCTGCTACGCCTTGGAGAACGAAATCCAGGTTGCCGTGGTTACCTATAACGTCACAGTCGCTCCCGACCTGCCTTTTCCACCCATGGAACACCCTCGACGCCGCTTTCCCGCCTTGCCACTGCCCACTCCCTCCGAGGGGGCCCCTGCCCCGGCGCCTCGGATGCCCCACTCCAAGCTGCTCTCCGCCAAAAGCATGGAAGCCGTGTATCTGTCGCTCATCACCATCCTGGGCAGCCTGTGCCTGGTTCTCACCGTGGTGCTGTTCTACGTAGGCTTTTGCTTGCGAGTGGGCACCCGAGGGAAGTACTCGCTACCCACGGCCACCGCCGTCTATCTGGGCGCGAAGAGAAACCACAGGAAACAGCAGCGCAATTCTGCCAACTTGGAGCTGAAGACCATCTGCAATAACGGACAGGGCGTCCACAACGGCATCTCCAAGCTCCCCAACGGCAACATCCGCGACGGAGGCttcctccaaattgtccccggAGAGGCTTACCCCTCGCCCAACACTGAAATTaacctgccgccgccgccggcccctcCGCTGCCCGCCACGCCAGAGTGCCACTTCGCCAACGGGCTGTCGGCCGCTCTGCCCAGCGTCCTGCGGCGGATGAACGGCAACAGCTACGTGTTGCTCAATCAGAGCGACGCAGAACGCGCCTCGCCGCTCTGCTCGACCTTCGCCGACGAGCTCAACAGGATCCTGGAGAAGCGTAAATGCACTCAGCTGATACCCAGGCCGGACGAGAGCTCTGTGTAG